In Streptomyces longhuiensis, the following proteins share a genomic window:
- a CDS encoding ABC transporter permease produces the protein MPSPESEAAPTEREPTAEIATARSLLGTAWLRIRRSRIAVAALIVVALMVLFAVLAPVLVAVEGSDPFTSRTGPEFLDNFGTPGLPLSYYRFPSGEHWLGLEPGLGRDIFARMAYGARISLTIALLSTVVSVFLGTVLGAAAGYFGGKVDMVISRVMDLFLAFPHLLLVLSLTPILQSRLRGTSLDSGSLVPIASLVIILGFFGWAYLARVVRGQVLSIRQQEFVEAAQAYGASHRSIIFRQIIPNVMGVVLVYATMMIPTNITAEAALSFLGVGVKDPTPSWGQMLNAAQSGNWYLSDPWFLAVPAGALVITVLAFNLLGDAVRDALDPKSSRG, from the coding sequence CTGCCTTCACCGGAGTCCGAGGCCGCACCAACCGAGCGCGAGCCGACCGCCGAGATCGCCACCGCGCGATCGCTGCTCGGCACGGCATGGCTTCGCATCCGGCGCAGCCGGATCGCCGTGGCCGCGCTGATCGTCGTGGCCCTGATGGTGCTGTTCGCCGTCCTGGCTCCGGTGTTGGTGGCCGTCGAGGGCTCCGACCCGTTCACCTCCCGGACCGGCCCCGAATTCCTCGACAACTTCGGCACACCGGGCCTGCCGCTGTCGTACTACCGCTTCCCGTCCGGCGAGCACTGGCTCGGTCTCGAACCGGGGCTCGGGCGCGACATCTTCGCCCGCATGGCCTACGGCGCGAGGATCTCCCTCACCATCGCGCTGCTGTCGACGGTGGTGTCGGTGTTCCTCGGCACCGTGCTCGGTGCGGCCGCCGGATACTTCGGTGGCAAGGTCGACATGGTGATCAGCCGCGTGATGGACCTGTTCCTGGCCTTCCCGCACCTGCTGCTCGTCCTGTCGCTGACCCCGATCCTCCAGTCCCGGCTGCGGGGTACCTCCCTCGACTCGGGCAGCCTGGTGCCGATCGCCTCACTGGTGATCATCCTCGGCTTCTTCGGCTGGGCGTACCTGGCGAGAGTCGTGCGTGGCCAGGTGCTCTCGATCCGGCAGCAGGAGTTCGTCGAGGCCGCGCAGGCCTACGGTGCCTCCCACCGGAGCATCATCTTCCGGCAGATCATCCCGAACGTCATGGGGGTCGTGCTGGTCTACGCGACCATGATGATCCCCACCAACATCACCGCGGAGGCGGCCCTCTCGTTCCTCGGCGTCGGGGTCAAGGACCCCACGCCCTCCTGGGGCCAGATGCTCAACGCGGCTCAGTCGGGGAACTGGTACCTCTCCGACCCCTGGTTCCTGGCCGTCCCGGCCGGCGCACTGGTGATCACCGTGCTCGCCTTCAACCTGCTCGGCGACGCGGTCCGGGACGCCCTCGACCCCAAGTCGTCCCGAGGCTGA
- a CDS encoding ABC transporter substrate-binding protein has product MNRSTKAALALTVSAGLALTACGGPKPTAGDKAGTHTDAYAPVTVGKGYATKGGNINVLMSSDFQTLDPGNSNYVQTANVGQLYYRTLTMAKETAGRPPTIVPDLATDLGKASADGLTWTYTLKKGLKFEDGTPITSKAIKYGVERTYARDVYTQAPQELNSALADDGYKGPYAGGDFKAIDTPDDHTIVFHLKQPFAEFPALVSRSNTAPVPKDKDTKLDYTNHPVSSGPYKIKSYDRGRSMKLVRNDQWDPATDPNRPALPDTFTFTLSTAQATISQQLLADSDPTAITLDSNGGLQASDAAKLNDPKVKKRTAAGLLGCTDVLNFNTETIKDPDVRKAMALSIDRGSIQVQYGGARFGKVAQSYINPAQRGYVAQHTDLDPAGKPKLDEAKKLLKGKKVPKKLVYGYADTNARYKNVGTVLQQNFKKLGIDLQLRPIPAANYYTVLAGDQMPDIARSGWCGGADSGSVRTTVDPNVGPSLDGKTYGFSNIPRFHDPKIARAMYKLRGTNGTSEELGKKWATLFDRTMQAYPLVPLVRSYTSSVVGSKVRGAQMGYFFGAIDLSVVGAEH; this is encoded by the coding sequence GTGAACAGAAGCACCAAGGCGGCGCTCGCCCTGACGGTGAGTGCCGGGCTGGCCCTCACCGCCTGTGGCGGCCCCAAGCCCACAGCCGGTGACAAGGCGGGCACCCATACGGACGCCTACGCGCCGGTGACCGTCGGGAAGGGCTACGCCACCAAGGGCGGGAACATCAACGTCCTGATGTCCTCGGACTTCCAGACCCTGGACCCCGGCAACAGCAACTACGTCCAGACCGCCAACGTCGGGCAGCTGTACTACCGCACCCTGACCATGGCCAAGGAGACCGCCGGCCGGCCGCCGACCATCGTGCCGGATCTGGCCACCGACCTGGGCAAGGCCTCAGCCGACGGTCTCACCTGGACCTACACCCTCAAGAAGGGGCTGAAGTTCGAGGACGGCACACCCATCACCAGCAAGGCCATCAAGTACGGCGTCGAGCGCACCTACGCCCGCGACGTCTACACCCAGGCACCGCAGGAGCTGAACTCGGCGCTGGCCGACGACGGCTACAAGGGCCCGTACGCCGGCGGCGACTTCAAGGCGATCGACACCCCGGACGACCACACCATCGTCTTCCACCTCAAGCAGCCGTTCGCCGAGTTCCCCGCGCTGGTGTCGCGGTCGAACACGGCGCCGGTGCCGAAGGACAAGGACACCAAGCTCGACTACACCAACCACCCGGTCTCCTCGGGCCCGTACAAGATCAAGTCGTACGACCGCGGACGCTCGATGAAGCTGGTGCGCAACGACCAGTGGGACCCGGCCACCGACCCCAACAGGCCCGCCCTGCCTGACACGTTCACCTTCACACTGTCCACCGCCCAGGCCACCATCAGCCAGCAGCTGCTCGCCGACTCGGACCCGACGGCGATCACGCTGGACAGCAACGGCGGACTGCAGGCGTCCGACGCGGCCAAGCTCAACGACCCCAAGGTCAAGAAGCGCACCGCGGCCGGTCTGCTGGGCTGCACGGACGTGCTCAACTTCAACACCGAGACCATCAAGGACCCCGACGTCCGCAAGGCGATGGCACTCTCCATCGACCGCGGCTCCATCCAGGTCCAGTACGGCGGCGCACGCTTCGGCAAGGTGGCCCAGTCGTACATCAACCCCGCCCAGCGCGGCTACGTCGCACAGCACACCGACCTGGACCCGGCGGGCAAGCCGAAGCTGGACGAGGCCAAGAAGCTCCTGAAGGGCAAGAAGGTCCCCAAGAAGCTGGTCTACGGCTACGCGGACACCAACGCCCGCTACAAGAACGTCGGCACCGTGCTCCAGCAGAACTTCAAGAAGCTCGGCATCGACCTGCAGCTGCGCCCGATCCCGGCCGCCAACTACTACACCGTGCTCGCCGGTGACCAGATGCCGGACATCGCCCGCAGCGGCTGGTGCGGCGGCGCGGACAGCGGTTCGGTGCGCACCACCGTCGACCCGAACGTGGGGCCGAGCCTGGACGGCAAGACCTACGGCTTCTCCAACATCCCGCGCTTCCACGACCCGAAGATCGCCCGCGCCATGTACAAGCTCCGTGGCACCAACGGGACCAGCGAGGAACTGGGCAAGAAGTGGGCCACCCTCTTCGACCGGACCATGCAGGCCTACCCGCTCGTCCCGCTGGTGCGCAGCTACACCAGCAGCGTGGTCGGCTCCAAGGTCCGAGGCGCCCAGATGGGTTACTTCTTCGGCGCCATAGACCTGTCGGTCGTCGGCGCCGAGCACTGA
- a CDS encoding ABC transporter permease, with the protein MTSFLMRRFVAMIVLLFVISFVTFSLFQLGPADPAAAACGQECTPQRIAEARIALGMDKPFLTQYFTYMSGLVSSHTVGAPGAETLCNWPCLGKSFQTNEDVTTIIGRALPYTLSVASGAIVLWTIAGVGLGLLAALRKGRFADKLIVGGASVGVSLPIPVTGLLLLLLFVSTLDLLPFTTNEIASPFGAAGPGGWLLNYLLPWVALAVLFSAQYIRVTRSNMLETFGEDFMRTARAKGLSRRNIVFKHGARAGITPVVTMLGLDIGGLLGGAVLTEQIFSVPGVGFTAVHAAQSGDLPVTMAITMMAAFFIIVANVLVDIAYAVIDPRVRVA; encoded by the coding sequence ATGACCAGTTTCCTGATGCGGCGCTTCGTCGCGATGATCGTGCTCTTGTTTGTCATCAGCTTCGTGACGTTCAGTCTGTTCCAGCTCGGCCCGGCGGACCCGGCCGCGGCGGCCTGCGGTCAGGAGTGCACACCGCAGCGCATCGCCGAGGCCCGGATCGCGCTCGGGATGGACAAGCCGTTCCTCACCCAGTACTTCACCTACATGTCGGGGCTGGTGAGCAGCCACACCGTCGGCGCGCCCGGCGCCGAGACCCTGTGCAACTGGCCGTGCCTGGGCAAGTCGTTCCAGACCAACGAGGACGTCACCACGATCATCGGCCGGGCCCTGCCGTACACACTGTCGGTGGCCAGCGGTGCGATCGTGCTGTGGACCATCGCGGGTGTCGGCCTCGGCCTGCTCGCGGCGCTCCGCAAGGGCCGGTTCGCCGACAAGCTGATCGTCGGCGGCGCCTCCGTCGGCGTATCGCTGCCCATTCCGGTGACGGGCCTGTTGCTGCTGCTCCTGTTCGTCAGCACGCTGGACCTGCTGCCGTTCACCACCAACGAGATAGCCTCGCCGTTCGGCGCGGCGGGACCCGGCGGCTGGCTCCTGAACTACCTGCTGCCATGGGTGGCGCTGGCCGTGCTGTTCAGCGCGCAGTACATCCGGGTCACCCGCAGCAACATGCTGGAGACCTTCGGCGAGGACTTCATGCGCACCGCCCGCGCGAAGGGACTGTCCCGGCGGAACATCGTGTTCAAGCACGGCGCGCGGGCCGGCATCACCCCGGTCGTCACCATGCTCGGCCTCGACATCGGCGGCCTGCTGGGCGGAGCCGTACTCACCGAGCAGATCTTCTCGGTGCCGGGCGTCGGATTCACCGCGGTGCACGCCGCACAGTCAGGTGACCTGCCGGTCACCATGGCCATCACCATGATGGCCGCGTTCTTCATCATTGTCGCCAACGTCCTGGTCGACATCGCCTACGCGGTGATCGACCCGCGAGTGAGGGTCGCCTGA
- a CDS encoding ABC transporter ATP-binding protein, giving the protein MTTPEAAPMLAIRDLRVSFPTDDGVVHAVNGMDLTLARGETVGIVGESGSGKTVTSQALMGLLKDTTAEVTGQILLDGQDLNTLTETQMRAYRGKKIAMIFQDPLSAMHPFYSVGAQIAEAYRVHNDVSKKAAAQVAVDMLGRVGIPDPKRRYSAYPHEFSGGMRQRAMIAMALVCEPELLIADEPTTALDVTVQAQILDLLNELQDETGTSVILVTHDLGVVAEVCHQVVVMYGGECVEQATVANLFKDPRHPYTQGLLASMPSLAQRSERLNPIPGFPPSLLALPDGCLFADRCPKAHLVPDDACGTRRPTLTGLDGHPSRCHLETLQPTGEVAR; this is encoded by the coding sequence ATGACCACGCCCGAAGCCGCGCCCATGCTGGCCATCCGCGATCTACGGGTGAGCTTCCCGACCGACGACGGCGTGGTGCACGCCGTCAACGGGATGGACCTGACCCTGGCGCGCGGGGAAACCGTCGGAATCGTCGGCGAATCCGGCTCCGGCAAGACCGTCACGTCCCAGGCGCTGATGGGCCTGCTCAAGGACACCACGGCCGAGGTCACCGGCCAGATCCTCCTCGACGGACAGGATCTCAACACGCTCACCGAGACGCAGATGCGCGCCTACCGCGGCAAGAAGATCGCGATGATCTTCCAGGACCCGCTGTCGGCCATGCACCCCTTCTACTCCGTCGGCGCCCAGATCGCCGAGGCCTACCGGGTGCACAACGACGTCTCCAAGAAGGCCGCGGCGCAGGTCGCCGTCGACATGCTCGGCCGCGTCGGGATCCCCGACCCAAAGCGCCGCTACTCGGCGTACCCGCACGAGTTCTCCGGCGGCATGCGCCAGCGCGCGATGATCGCCATGGCGCTCGTCTGCGAACCCGAGCTGCTGATCGCCGACGAACCCACCACCGCCCTCGACGTCACCGTGCAGGCCCAGATCCTCGACCTGCTCAACGAGCTGCAGGACGAGACCGGGACGTCCGTGATCCTGGTGACCCACGACCTCGGCGTGGTCGCCGAGGTGTGCCACCAGGTCGTGGTGATGTACGGCGGGGAGTGCGTGGAGCAGGCGACCGTGGCGAACCTCTTCAAGGACCCGCGGCACCCCTACACCCAGGGGCTGCTGGCCTCGATGCCGTCACTGGCGCAGCGGTCCGAACGGCTCAACCCCATTCCGGGCTTCCCGCCGTCGCTGTTGGCGCTGCCCGACGGCTGCCTCTTCGCCGACCGCTGCCCGAAGGCACACCTGGTGCCCGACGACGCCTGCGGTACGCGCCGCCCGACACTGACCGGCCTCGACGGGCACCCGTCGCGGTGCCACCTCGAGACGCTGCAACCGACCGGAGAGGTGGCCCGATGA
- a CDS encoding ABC transporter ATP-binding protein encodes MTPLLEVTDLTKHFPTRSRGFRLGGGAIKAVDGVSFSVDAGQTLGLVGESGCGKSTTGRLLMRLLEPTSGSVRLDGREIAELRSSELQEYRRRVQMVFQNPSSSLNPRQSVGSAIAAPLLAQRITPAGGVKAKVRDLMDRVGLRPDHYNRFPHEFSGGQKQRVGIARALALDPQLIICDEPVSALDVSVQAQVINLLEDIQRDTGVAYLFIAHDLSVVQHFADRIAVMYLGKIMEYGDTSRVFGAPEHPYTRALLSAVPQPDPAADRSGRIRLKGDLPSPADPPRGCVFRSRCPVHKQLDPQRRQLCTESVPSGDIACHHADVAAETLATTASR; translated from the coding sequence ATGACGCCGCTGCTGGAGGTCACCGACCTGACCAAGCACTTCCCGACCCGCTCCCGTGGCTTCAGGCTCGGTGGCGGTGCGATCAAGGCCGTGGACGGCGTCAGCTTCTCCGTCGACGCCGGACAGACCCTCGGCCTGGTGGGGGAGTCCGGCTGCGGCAAGTCGACCACCGGCCGTCTGCTCATGCGCCTCCTCGAGCCGACCTCCGGGAGCGTCCGGCTCGACGGCCGCGAGATCGCCGAGCTGCGTTCGTCGGAACTGCAGGAGTACCGGCGCCGGGTGCAGATGGTGTTCCAGAACCCGTCGTCGTCGCTCAACCCCCGCCAGTCCGTGGGCAGCGCGATCGCCGCACCGCTCCTCGCCCAGCGGATCACCCCGGCCGGCGGCGTCAAGGCCAAGGTGCGGGACCTGATGGACCGGGTGGGGCTGCGCCCCGACCACTACAACCGCTTCCCGCACGAGTTCTCCGGCGGTCAGAAGCAGCGCGTGGGCATCGCCCGGGCGCTCGCCCTGGACCCGCAACTCATCATCTGCGACGAACCGGTGTCGGCACTGGACGTGTCGGTCCAGGCGCAGGTCATCAACCTCCTCGAGGACATCCAGCGGGACACCGGGGTGGCCTACCTCTTCATCGCCCACGACCTGTCCGTGGTCCAGCACTTCGCCGACCGCATCGCGGTGATGTACCTCGGTAAGATCATGGAATACGGCGACACCTCACGGGTTTTCGGCGCTCCGGAGCATCCCTACACGCGGGCGCTGCTGTCCGCAGTGCCGCAGCCCGACCCGGCGGCGGACCGGAGCGGGCGGATCAGGCTGAAGGGCGATCTGCCCAGCCCGGCCGACCCGCCGCGCGGCTGCGTGTTCCGGTCCCGGTGCCCCGTGCACAAGCAACTGGACCCGCAGCGGCGCCAGTTGTGCACGGAGAGCGTGCCGAGCGGCGACATCGCCTGCCACCACGCCGACGTCGCGGCCGAGACGCTGGCCACGACGGCATCCCGGTGA
- a CDS encoding amidohydrolase — MLIRDVRPWGGERSDVVLSGDRIAAIRPHDPAAQPSGEVVEGRGRLLLPSFSDVHVHLDSTRIGLPFRPHTGGPGVWTMTMNDRENWRSAEVPLVERVAGTLERMITRGTTRVRSYAQVDVDCKLEKFEAVVAAKEKFAGQAEVQIMTFPQAGILREKGTAEYLEASLKAGADVMGGIDPCTLDRDPKGHLDVVFGLAEKYQVEVDIHLHEPGELGVFSTDLILERTRALGMQGKVTMSHAYELGSVSESVSRRIIDEFAELDIAMATVAPSARGQLSLVDLTEAGVRVGLGEDGQRDYWSPYGNCDMLDRTWQLAFTNNFRRDELIEMSLAVATMGGASIMSHDVARLAGVGDRPGLAVGDRADLLLVDGETPSSAVMDRGTDRTVLHDGVVVADQLALVRS, encoded by the coding sequence GTGTTGATCCGTGACGTCCGTCCCTGGGGCGGCGAGCGCAGCGACGTCGTCCTGTCCGGCGACCGCATCGCGGCGATCCGCCCGCACGACCCGGCCGCGCAGCCGTCCGGTGAAGTGGTGGAGGGCCGCGGCCGGCTGCTGCTCCCGTCGTTCAGCGACGTGCACGTGCACCTGGACTCGACCCGGATCGGCCTGCCGTTCCGGCCGCACACCGGCGGGCCGGGGGTGTGGACGATGACGATGAACGACCGGGAGAACTGGCGCTCCGCGGAGGTCCCCCTCGTGGAGCGGGTGGCCGGCACCCTGGAGCGGATGATCACGCGTGGCACCACCCGCGTGCGGTCGTACGCCCAGGTCGACGTGGACTGCAAGCTCGAGAAGTTCGAGGCGGTGGTGGCCGCGAAGGAGAAGTTCGCCGGTCAGGCCGAGGTCCAGATCATGACGTTCCCGCAGGCGGGCATCCTCCGGGAGAAGGGCACCGCCGAATACCTGGAGGCCTCTCTGAAGGCGGGCGCCGACGTGATGGGCGGCATCGATCCCTGCACCCTGGACCGGGATCCCAAGGGGCACCTGGACGTCGTGTTCGGGCTCGCCGAGAAGTACCAGGTCGAGGTGGACATCCACCTGCACGAGCCCGGCGAGCTGGGCGTGTTCTCCACCGATCTGATTCTGGAGCGCACGCGGGCACTGGGCATGCAGGGCAAGGTCACGATGTCCCACGCCTATGAACTGGGCTCGGTCTCCGAGTCGGTGAGCCGCCGCATCATCGACGAATTCGCGGAGCTCGACATCGCGATGGCCACCGTGGCTCCGTCGGCCCGCGGGCAGCTGTCGCTGGTGGACCTGACGGAGGCGGGCGTCCGCGTGGGCCTGGGCGAGGACGGCCAGCGCGACTACTGGAGCCCGTACGGCAACTGCGACATGCTCGACCGCACCTGGCAGCTGGCCTTCACCAACAACTTCCGCCGTGACGAGCTGATCGAGATGTCCCTGGCGGTCGCCACGATGGGCGGGGCGTCGATCATGAGTCACGACGTCGCCCGCCTCGCGGGTGTCGGCGACCGGCCCGGCCTCGCGGTCGGTGACCGTGCCGACCTGCTCCTCGTCGACGGCGAGACACCGTCGAGCGCGGTGATGGACCGCGGCACGGATCGCACCGTCCTGCACGACGGAGTGGTCGTCGCCGACCAACTGGCGCTGGTACGGAGCTGA
- a CDS encoding GntR family transcriptional regulator — MAGTGEFEPESERVTRQLRDDILDGVRKPGSKLVERELAAQIGVSRVPVRDALRVLVAEGLVTPRPRTWAVVREFTPTDIADLNEVREALEVMTFRLAAQRGDRVGLGRLRSNLDEELAAARAGDAVRARRAAADFHETVTSMAANELLSELEGTLRSRMRWLLGRHDDLLAMAQEHEALYAAVADRDVARVEELVVQHLENSRRAIADKRR, encoded by the coding sequence ATGGCAGGTACTGGGGAGTTCGAGCCGGAGTCGGAGCGGGTTACGCGGCAGCTCCGGGACGACATTCTCGATGGCGTGCGCAAACCCGGCAGCAAGCTCGTCGAGCGCGAGCTGGCGGCGCAGATAGGGGTGAGCCGCGTACCCGTTCGCGATGCCCTGCGTGTGCTCGTCGCCGAGGGACTGGTCACTCCCCGGCCGCGGACGTGGGCGGTCGTCAGGGAGTTCACACCTACGGACATCGCCGATCTGAACGAGGTCCGCGAGGCCCTTGAGGTGATGACCTTCCGGCTCGCCGCTCAGCGGGGTGACCGCGTCGGCCTCGGGCGGCTCCGCTCGAACCTCGACGAGGAACTCGCGGCCGCCCGGGCGGGCGACGCGGTGCGCGCCCGGCGCGCGGCAGCCGACTTCCACGAGACGGTGACGTCGATGGCGGCCAACGAGTTGCTGAGCGAACTCGAAGGTACGCTGCGCAGCCGGATGCGGTGGCTGCTGGGCCGGCACGACGACCTCCTCGCGATGGCGCAGGAGCACGAGGCCCTCTACGCCGCTGTCGCGGACCGCGATGTGGCACGCGTCGAGGAACTCGTTGTCCAGCACCTGGAGAACAGCCGCCGCGCCATCGCCGACAAGCGCCGCTGA
- a CDS encoding alpha/beta hydrolase, whose translation MQQPVFVLVHSPSVGPSTWHPVAQRLKAAGHQVRVPSLLHVGAGAPPFWPRVVSAVRDDLRHVPDGGPVTLVAHSNAGLFLPVIRAGLDRPVAGSIFVDAALPARIGPTPVAPPELLEFLAPMAVNGTLPRWTDWWDEADVAPMFSDPVMRRTVVEEQPTLPLSYYEQHIPVPDGWDDHPCSYLLFAPQYEDVAAEARERGLRVAHLPGEHLHQIIDPEATAQHLIELARTP comes from the coding sequence ATGCAGCAGCCGGTCTTCGTTCTCGTGCACAGTCCCTCCGTGGGTCCCTCGACCTGGCACCCTGTGGCCCAGCGCCTCAAGGCGGCAGGTCATCAGGTTCGGGTGCCGTCACTCCTGCACGTCGGCGCCGGTGCCCCGCCCTTCTGGCCCCGCGTCGTCAGCGCCGTCCGTGACGACCTCAGACACGTTCCGGACGGCGGGCCCGTCACGTTGGTGGCACACAGCAACGCCGGCCTGTTCCTCCCCGTGATCCGTGCGGGGCTCGACCGTCCGGTGGCCGGTTCGATCTTCGTGGATGCCGCGCTGCCGGCCCGTATCGGACCAACTCCCGTCGCACCACCCGAGTTGCTGGAGTTCCTCGCCCCCATGGCCGTGAACGGCACCCTGCCACGATGGACCGACTGGTGGGACGAGGCCGACGTGGCACCCATGTTCTCCGATCCGGTGATGCGTCGGACCGTCGTCGAGGAACAGCCCACGCTGCCGCTGTCCTACTACGAGCAGCACATCCCGGTCCCGGACGGGTGGGACGACCACCCGTGTTCCTACCTGCTCTTCGCCCCGCAGTACGAGGATGTCGCCGCCGAAGCGCGTGAGCGCGGCCTACGTGTGGCACACCTGCCGGGCGAACACCTCCACCAGATCATCGATCCCGAAGCCACGGCACAGCACCTCATCGAGCTCGCCCGCACACCTTGA
- a CDS encoding class I SAM-dependent methyltransferase, whose product MADEEFEHPRLAAVYDALDPDRSDLDAYVDMAQEFGARRVLDIGCGTGVFALLLADRGIEVVGVDPARASVDVARGKPGSERVRWICGDATALPPLRTDLATMTANVAQAIVDPTVWRRTLQGAYEALRPGGRLVFETRDPAGRVWEEWNREESYSKTRIPGVGVVESWAEVTDVSGPLVTFRWTYVFAEDGEVLTSDSTLRFRERPQIEAQLVSRGFVVDEVRDAADRPGREFVFVARRPEGRG is encoded by the coding sequence ATGGCAGATGAGGAATTCGAGCATCCACGGCTCGCCGCGGTGTACGACGCGCTTGATCCTGACCGCAGCGATCTCGACGCGTACGTGGATATGGCGCAGGAGTTCGGAGCGCGTCGGGTGCTGGACATCGGCTGCGGGACGGGAGTGTTCGCGCTGCTCCTGGCCGATCGGGGGATCGAGGTCGTGGGGGTCGACCCCGCACGGGCGTCCGTCGATGTGGCCCGGGGCAAGCCCGGCAGTGAGCGGGTGCGCTGGATCTGCGGCGACGCGACAGCGCTCCCGCCCCTGCGGACGGATCTGGCGACCATGACCGCGAACGTCGCGCAGGCCATCGTCGACCCGACGGTCTGGCGGCGGACGCTGCAAGGGGCGTACGAGGCGCTGCGGCCCGGCGGGCGCCTTGTGTTCGAGACGCGGGACCCGGCCGGACGCGTCTGGGAGGAGTGGAACCGCGAGGAGTCGTACTCGAAGACGCGGATCCCGGGAGTCGGCGTGGTCGAGAGCTGGGCCGAGGTGACCGACGTGAGCGGGCCGTTGGTGACGTTTCGGTGGACGTACGTATTCGCCGAGGACGGTGAGGTGCTGACCTCCGACTCGACTCTGCGGTTTCGTGAACGGCCGCAGATCGAGGCGCAGTTGGTCTCCCGAGGCTTCGTGGTCGACGAGGTGCGTGATGCCGCTGACCGCCCCGGCCGGGAGTTCGTCTTCGTCGCGCGGCGTCCGGAGGGCCGGGGCTGA
- a CDS encoding amidohydrolase codes for MATDGSLTAAAPREGVALRDGLDARLNGLGLLYRDLHSHPELSMGEHRTAGIVAAELRGQGWDVTEGVGGTGVVGLLRNGQGPVVALRADMDGLPVREATGLDYASTDTALSPDGEPVPLMHACGHDLHTAALLGATAQLAAHRELWRGTLLAVFQPGEETAAGARAMLADGLLERFPRPDVVLGQHVGPLPLGSVATRAGVLMAAADSLRARLLGRGGHGSAPHTTVDPVVMAAATVMRLQGIVAREVSPTESAVVTVGSLRAGTKENIIPEEAELKINIRTFDPAVRERVLAAVRRTVEGEAATSGAPHPPEFSELNSFPLTVNSDGATERTVQAIAAGGAQVHTMRSPLSGSEDFGLLATAAGCPSVFWFFGGTEPSRWEGADPAGEQPSTVHGNHSPFFAPVADPALRNGVTHLLDAAAEWLDSV; via the coding sequence ATGGCGACCGACGGATCCCTGACCGCTGCCGCGCCGCGCGAGGGTGTTGCCCTGCGCGACGGCCTCGACGCCCGGCTGAACGGCCTCGGCCTCCTCTACCGCGATCTGCACTCCCATCCTGAGCTGTCCATGGGAGAGCACCGCACCGCCGGGATCGTCGCCGCGGAGCTGCGCGGACAGGGCTGGGATGTCACCGAGGGCGTCGGCGGCACGGGAGTGGTCGGGTTGCTGCGCAACGGCCAAGGACCGGTGGTCGCGCTCCGGGCCGACATGGACGGACTGCCCGTACGCGAGGCGACGGGACTCGACTACGCGTCCACGGATACCGCGCTGTCGCCGGACGGGGAGCCGGTTCCGCTCATGCACGCCTGCGGCCATGATCTGCACACGGCGGCTCTGCTCGGTGCCACCGCCCAGCTCGCGGCACACCGGGAACTCTGGCGCGGCACGCTGCTGGCGGTCTTCCAGCCCGGGGAGGAAACAGCAGCCGGTGCCAGGGCCATGCTGGCCGACGGTCTGCTGGAACGGTTTCCCCGGCCCGATGTGGTGCTCGGCCAGCACGTGGGGCCGCTCCCCCTGGGTTCGGTGGCCACCCGCGCCGGTGTGCTGATGGCCGCCGCGGACAGCCTGAGGGCACGTCTGCTCGGACGGGGCGGGCACGGTTCGGCTCCGCACACCACGGTCGACCCGGTGGTCATGGCGGCGGCGACGGTCATGCGGCTGCAGGGAATTGTGGCCCGCGAGGTCTCACCGACGGAGTCGGCGGTCGTCACGGTGGGCTCGCTACGGGCCGGTACCAAGGAGAACATCATCCCCGAGGAGGCCGAACTCAAGATCAACATCAGGACGTTCGACCCCGCTGTGCGGGAGCGGGTGCTCGCCGCGGTGCGCCGTACGGTCGAAGGGGAGGCGGCGACCTCCGGCGCGCCTCATCCACCGGAGTTCAGCGAGCTCAACTCCTTTCCGCTGACGGTCAATTCGGACGGGGCGACGGAACGCACCGTCCAGGCGATCGCAGCGGGCGGCGCCCAGGTGCACACCATGCGCTCCCCGCTGTCGGGCAGCGAGGACTTCGGCCTGCTCGCCACCGCGGCCGGGTGCCCGTCCGTCTTCTGGTTCTTCGGCGGTACGGAGCCCAGCCGCTGGGAGGGAGCCGATCCGGCCGGCGAGCAGCCGTCCACCGTGCACGGCAACCACTCCCCGTTCTTCGCACCGGTGGCGGATCCGGCGCTGCGCAACGGGGTCACCCATCTGCTCGACGCCGCCGCGGAGTGGCTCGATTCGGTGTGA